One stretch of Chiroxiphia lanceolata isolate bChiLan1 chromosome 1, bChiLan1.pri, whole genome shotgun sequence DNA includes these proteins:
- the KLHL18 gene encoding kelch-like protein 18, translating into MEREVPELAEQVGDHKFSAHRIVLAASIPYFHAMFTNDMMECKQEEIVMQGMDPSALEALINFAYNGHLAIDQQNVQSLLMGASFLQLQNIKDACCTFLRERLHPKNCLGVRQFAETMMCAVLYDAANSFIHQHFVEVSMSEEFLALPFEDVLELVSRDELNVKSEEQVFEAALAWIRYDRDQRESFLPELLSKIRLPLCRPQFLTDRVQQDDLVRCCHKCRDLVDEAKDYHLMPERRPHLPAFKTRPRCCTSIAGLIYAVGGLNSAANFYAGDSLNVVEVFDPIANRWEKCQPMTTARSRVGVAVVNGLLYAIGGYDGQLRLSTVEVYNPETDSWSKVESMNSKRSAMGTVVLDGQIYVCGGYDGNSSLNSVESYSPETNKWTAVTPMSSNRSAAGVTVFEGRIYVSGGHDGLQIFNSRGGIFPGRFPSRSP; encoded by the exons ATGGAGCGGGAAGTGCCGGAGCTGGCGGAGCAG GTGGGGGACCACAAGTTCAGCGCCCACCGGATCGTGCTGGCGGCGTCCATCCCGTACTTCCACGCCATGTTCACCAACGACATGATGGAGTGCAAGCAGGAGGAGATCGTCATGCAGGGCATGGACCCCAG TGCGCTGGAGGCTCTGATCAACTTCGCCTACAACGGGCACCTGGCCATCGACCAGCAGAACGTGCAGTCCCTGCTCATGGGGGCCagtttcctgcagctccagaacATCAAGGATGCCTGTTGTACATTCCTTAGGGAAAG gctccatcccaaGAACTGCCTGGGGGTGCGGCAGTTCGCCGAGACCATGATGTGCGCGGTGCTCTACGACGCTGCCAACAGCTTCATCCACCAGCACTTCGTGGAGGTCTCCATGTCCGAGGagttcctggccctgccctTCGAGGACGTCCTGGAGCTCGTTTCCAGGGACGAGCTCAACGTGAAGTCTGAAGAGCAG GTGTTTGAAGCTGCCTTAGCCTGGATCCGGTACGACCGAGACCAGAGGGAGTCCTTCCTGCCCGAGCTCCTCTCCAAGATCCGCCTCCCGCTGTGCCGGCCGCAATTCCTCACGGACCGCGTCCAGCAGGACGACCTGGTGCGCTGCTGCCACAAATGCAG GGATCTGGTGGACGAAGCCAAGGATTACCACCTCATGCCGGAGCGCCGACCGCACCTCCCGGCGTTCAAGACGCGCCCCCGGTGCTGCACGTCCATAGCAGGGCTGATCTACGCCGTGGGAGGGCTGAACTCGGCAG CAAATTTCTACGCAGGCGACTCCCTGAACGTGGTGGAGGTGTTTGATCCCATTGCCAACCGGTGGGAGAAGTGCCAGCCCATGACGACGGCGCGGAGCCGCGTCGGGGTCGCCGTGGTCAACGGGCTCCTCTACGCCATCGGCGGCTACGACGGCCAGCTCAGGCTCAGCACCGTGGAGGTCTACAATCCAGAGACGGATTCCTGGTCCAAAGTGGAAAGTATGAACAGCAAGAGGAG CGCCATGGGAACGGTGGTGCTGGATGGGCAGATCTACGTGTGCGGTGGATACGATGGGAACTCATCCCTCAACTCCGTGGAGTCCTACTCTCCAGAGACAAACAA GTGGACAGCAGTGACCCCCATGAGCTCCAACCGCAGCGCCGCCGGAGTCACCGTCTTCGAGGGCCGGATCTACGTGTCGGGAGGGCACGACGGGCTGCAGATCTTCAACAGT CGTGGGGGAATATTCCCCGGGCGTTTCCCAAGCCGCTCTCCCTGA
- the LOC116786341 gene encoding uncharacterized protein LOC116786341, which yields MLSLPVREEQDRSCSIMPRTGSRPREEGAVEGDRPCRAPASPHPLQVRASSSRLRAKDNSGNPSPSRGTGGPCLPWSRSRGAPSRGPIPGRQRIPCCPALMALLLGAVLLAAGAAIPPGMPAPRDLARSVLETHGQDLRLLKLLGVTRTSFDWGTHFSINFTARQPPCPKPAPDPRGCRGRPGRVQRCSAQVSVFTFLPDVPLSMVECGEEPQPGGSAQPRSPGTPKTFGANPGHSSSSSSSSSRPPRRPRPPSASPRGSSRRPPAPTELE from the exons aTGCTCTCACTCCCAGTTCGGGAGGAGCAAGACAGGAGTTGTTCCATCATGCCAAGAACTGGGAGCAGGCCCAGGGAAGAAGGGGCCGTGGAGGGGGATCGGCCCTGCCGAGCTCCGGCATCGCCGCATCCCCTCCAGGTCCGGGCGAGCTCCTCCCGGCTCCGGGCCAAGGACAACAGCGGCAACCCGAGCCCTTCCCGCGGAACGGGGGGCCCGTGTTTACCCTGGAGCCGGAGCCGGGGGGCCCCGAGCCGAGGGCCGATCCCGGGCCGGCAGAGAATTCCCTGCTGTCCCGCTCTCATGGCGCTGCTGTTGGGAGCGGTGCTGCTGGCGGCGGGCGCCGCGATCCCGCCGGGAATGCCGGCCCCCCGCGACCTGGCCCGCTCCGTGCTGGAGACCCACGGGCAGGACCTGCGGCTGCTCAAGCTGCTGGGAGTCACCAGGACG AGCTTCGACTGGGGAACCCACTTCAGCATCAACTTCACGGCCCGGCAGCCGCCCTGCCCCAAACCCGCCCCGGACCCCCGCGGCTGCCGGGGCCGCCCGGGCAGG GTGCAGCGGTGCTCGGCCCAGGTGTCCGTGTTCACCTTCCTGCCCGACGTGCCGCTGTCGATGGTGGAATGTGGCGAGGAGCCG cagcccgGTGGCAGCGCCCAACCCCGCTCCCCTGGCACCCCAAAAACCTTCGGCGCCAACCCAGGTCACTCCtcctcatcatcctcctcctcctcgcgGCCCCCCCGGCGGCCTCGCCCCCCCAGCGCGTCCCCCCGGGGGTCatcccgccgccccccggccccaACGGAGCTGGAATAA
- the CAMP gene encoding cathelicidin antimicrobial peptide encodes MPSPWALVLLVVLGGARALPAPAPLAYTQALAQAVDSYNQRPEVQNAFRLLSADPEPAPGVELSSLRGLNFTMMETDCAASARPDPNDCDFKENGAIKECSGPVQLLQSSPEFDLRCFDVSSDPVLIQRGRFGRFLGRVRRFRPRIKFNVGIRGSVGLG; translated from the exons ATGCCGAGCCCGTGGgcgctggtgctgctggtggtgctggggggggcccgtgccctccccgccccggcccccctCGCCTACACCCAGGCGCTGGCTCAAGCCGTGGACTCCTACAACCAGCGGCCCGAGGTGCAGAACGCCTTCAGGCTGCTCAGCGCCGACCCCGAGCCCGCCCCG GGCGTGGAGCTGAGCTCGCTGCGGGGGCTCAACTTCACCATGATGGAGACGGACTGTGCCGCCAGCGCCCGCCCCGACCCCAACGACTGCGACTTCAAGGAGAACGGG gcCATCAAGGAGTGCTCGGGGCCggtgcagctcctgcagagctccccCGAGTTCGACCTGCGCTGCTTCGACGTCTCCTCCGAC CCGGTTCTGATCCAGCGCGGTCGCTTCGGGCGCTTCCTGGGCAGGGTCCGGCGCTTCCGACCCCGGATCAAGTTCAACGTCGGCATCAGGGGCTCCGTGGGCTTGGGCTGA